In the Peptoclostridium acidaminophilum DSM 3953 genome, one interval contains:
- the dnaG gene encoding DNA primase yields MNYFAEDFIDEIKEKSDIVQIVSEYVDLHRAGTNFKARCPFHGEKTPSFIVSPSKQMYKCFGCGEGGDVIKFVMKMENVEFKEALEILAKKAGIEIVREIDPEMNEKINQRKRYEHINVEAARYFFKLLWTGKNQAQEYLSKRGLDSKTIRIFGLGYSGDAWDNLAKHLLGMGYSEEDLLKAGLVTEKKSKDGIRDRFVNRVMFPIFDHTGNVIGFGGRVLDNSLPKYLNSPETVTFSKSKNLYAINFAKKSIASREIPLIIVEGYMDVIALHQYGIKNAVAPLGTALTADQAGLVKRFTDKVIIAFDSDEAGVAATLRGIDILSSKGIDVKVLDLAGSKDPDDFIRKNGADSFHKAIETAMPFVQFKIDEIKRANDIETDEGKINFCKEVSKILKDLDSPVEVEHYLKKVSSETGISVSALGKQVYGKYFSTKQFNVVAVEKAKTSDRLDTIKDGLDIAEKKLLCIAAQKESLKAEIIAKLEVEDFQSGLNRDIFEKIKNKIALDDIEAEAMSLGGEVSTDENELESLIRRVKKNSLKKQSERLKEIQQHLQLQLGSGYCEEKEKELLKIGMQILGIENELRKY; encoded by the coding sequence ATGAACTATTTTGCAGAAGATTTTATTGATGAAATAAAAGAAAAAAGCGACATAGTCCAGATTGTTTCTGAATATGTGGATTTGCATAGGGCGGGTACGAATTTCAAGGCAAGATGCCCTTTCCACGGAGAAAAAACGCCTTCTTTCATTGTCAGTCCTTCAAAGCAGATGTACAAGTGTTTTGGCTGCGGTGAAGGCGGCGATGTCATAAAGTTTGTAATGAAGATGGAAAACGTGGAATTCAAAGAAGCGCTTGAAATACTGGCAAAAAAAGCCGGGATAGAAATTGTTCGGGAAATTGATCCGGAGATGAATGAAAAGATAAACCAAAGAAAAAGATATGAACACATAAATGTGGAGGCTGCACGATATTTTTTCAAGCTGCTGTGGACTGGAAAAAACCAGGCGCAGGAATACTTGTCAAAGCGAGGCCTGGACTCTAAGACCATCAGGATATTCGGCCTGGGGTATTCTGGCGATGCATGGGACAATCTGGCAAAGCATTTGCTTGGCATGGGTTACAGCGAGGAAGACTTGTTAAAGGCAGGACTTGTAACAGAAAAGAAAAGCAAGGATGGAATAAGGGACAGGTTTGTAAACAGGGTGATGTTTCCGATATTCGACCATACAGGGAATGTGATAGGCTTTGGTGGCAGAGTCCTTGACAATTCACTTCCGAAATACCTGAATTCGCCGGAAACCGTAACGTTCAGCAAAAGTAAAAATTTATATGCCATCAACTTCGCAAAGAAAAGCATAGCTTCAAGAGAAATTCCGCTTATTATAGTTGAAGGTTACATGGACGTAATAGCGCTCCATCAATATGGAATAAAAAACGCAGTCGCACCACTTGGTACGGCTTTGACAGCCGACCAGGCAGGCCTGGTTAAACGGTTTACTGACAAGGTCATTATAGCCTTCGACAGCGATGAAGCCGGCGTGGCGGCAACGCTAAGAGGAATAGACATACTGAGTTCCAAAGGAATAGACGTCAAAGTGCTAGACTTGGCAGGCAGCAAGGATCCTGACGACTTCATAAGGAAAAACGGAGCAGACAGCTTCCATAAAGCAATCGAAACAGCCATGCCCTTTGTACAGTTTAAAATAGATGAGATAAAACGGGCGAATGATATTGAAACCGATGAAGGCAAGATTAATTTCTGCAAGGAGGTTTCTAAAATACTGAAAGATTTGGATAGTCCTGTTGAAGTGGAGCACTATCTTAAGAAAGTCTCAAGTGAAACCGGAATATCTGTTAGCGCCTTGGGTAAACAGGTCTATGGCAAGTATTTCAGCACAAAACAGTTTAATGTTGTAGCTGTTGAGAAGGCAAAGACCAGCGACAGGTTGGACACGATAAAGGACGGCCTGGACATCGCAGAAAAAAAACTGCTTTGTATTGCCGCCCAAAAAGAAAGTCTCAAGGCTGAAATAATTGCAAAGCTTGAAGTGGAGGATTTTCAAAGCGGCCTGAACAGGGATATTTTTGAAAAGATAAAAAACAAGATTGCTTTAGATGATATTGAAGCAGAGGCTATGAGTCTTGGCGGAGAGGTTTCTACTGATGAAAATGAACTTGAAAGCCTTATTCGCAGAGTGAAGAAAAATTCCTTGAAAAAGCAGAGTGAAAGGCTTAAAGAGATTCAACAACACCTGCAGTTGCAGCTGGGCAGTGGATACTGCGAAGAAAAGGAAAAAGAGCTCCTGAAAATAGGAATGCAAATACTCGGCATAGAAAACGAGCTGAGAAAATACTAA
- a CDS encoding DnaJ C-terminal domain-containing protein: MKYKDYYAILGVDKSAGAQEIKKTYRKLAKLYHPDKNPGNKEAEEKFKEINEAYEVLGDEAKRKQYDSISKGYDFRGETEFDPSSFGFGGWERTYTRTTAEQSDFSDFFDMFFGDSGFFRSHRGDMGTDRSHLRSEQKKSRRQVELTAHISIAEAYSGVQKNIKIKDAAGERTISFNIPAGITSGKKIKISKKAGSEAINEDMDIYVTVDIADEADLRLNGIDLIKDVKLYPWQAAFGASITLSILGRKIKVNVPSDSQTDERLRLKKLGYKDMKGNEGDLYINLKIVNPKILTQEQRSLYESLMKTTMTKPESR, encoded by the coding sequence ATGAAGTATAAAGACTACTATGCCATATTGGGTGTCGACAAATCGGCAGGGGCGCAAGAGATAAAAAAGACATACAGGAAGCTTGCGAAACTGTATCACCCTGACAAGAATCCCGGAAACAAGGAAGCAGAGGAAAAATTCAAGGAGATAAACGAAGCCTACGAAGTGCTCGGGGATGAAGCCAAGCGGAAGCAGTACGACTCGATTAGCAAAGGCTATGACTTTAGGGGTGAAACCGAATTTGACCCGTCAAGCTTTGGCTTTGGCGGCTGGGAAAGGACATACACGAGAACAACTGCAGAGCAGAGTGATTTTAGCGATTTTTTCGATATGTTTTTTGGAGATTCCGGTTTTTTCAGGTCGCACAGAGGTGATATGGGAACAGACAGAAGCCATTTGCGAAGCGAACAAAAAAAGTCCAGAAGGCAAGTTGAGCTGACTGCTCATATAAGCATAGCAGAGGCATACAGCGGAGTCCAAAAAAATATCAAAATCAAGGATGCGGCAGGCGAAAGGACTATATCGTTTAACATACCGGCAGGCATTACAAGCGGGAAAAAAATAAAGATATCCAAAAAAGCAGGGAGCGAAGCCATAAACGAGGATATGGACATATATGTAACCGTGGACATAGCTGACGAAGCCGACTTAAGGCTCAATGGGATAGACCTGATAAAGGATGTCAAGCTCTACCCCTGGCAGGCGGCGTTTGGCGCCAGCATTACACTCAGCATACTGGGGAGGAAAATAAAGGTTAACGTGCCTTCAGATTCGCAGACCGACGAGCGTTTGAGGCTAAAAAAACTAGGCTACAAGGACATGAAGGGAAACGAGGGTGATCTCTATATAAATCTTAAAATCGTCAATCCGAAAATTTTGACACAGGAGCAAAGGAGCCTGTACGAGAGTCTTATGAAAACTACGATGACAAAGCCGGAGAGCAGATAG
- a CDS encoding DNA-binding domain-containing protein → MKIFIVEDDINVIRILKKIVEDRELGNVIGYAQNGTDAIEDIKLLMPDLVLVDLLMPGKDGITLVGEVKKTMPQVQFIMISQVSSKDMIAKAYENGVEYYVYKPVNAIEVENIIGKIRSQLEMSNAFNQIQKIFGGGGTFKQEPAQRMDADSSIKEIMKSIGIMGEIGSIDIINVVKFLIDSNKSMADYTIKELCARFTDNPKSMEQRIRRTAILGMVNIANIGIEDYMNDVFTEYSNGLYNFEQVKKEMDFIRGKAPKGGKISLKKFIDGMIFYSTR, encoded by the coding sequence TTGAAGATATTCATAGTTGAAGATGATATAAACGTAATAAGAATATTAAAAAAAATAGTAGAGGACAGGGAGCTTGGGAATGTCATAGGATACGCACAAAACGGCACTGACGCTATCGAGGATATAAAATTGCTCATGCCTGACCTTGTACTTGTAGACCTGCTTATGCCGGGTAAGGATGGAATAACACTTGTAGGCGAGGTAAAAAAGACTATGCCTCAGGTGCAGTTTATTATGATTTCGCAGGTATCTTCAAAGGACATGATTGCGAAGGCTTATGAAAACGGTGTGGAATATTACGTATATAAACCTGTAAATGCAATAGAAGTTGAGAATATAATCGGCAAGATCAGGAGTCAGCTTGAAATGAGCAATGCGTTCAACCAGATACAAAAGATTTTCGGAGGGGGAGGCACTTTTAAGCAGGAACCCGCGCAGCGCATGGATGCTGATAGCTCCATCAAGGAGATAATGAAGAGCATAGGCATAATGGGTGAGATAGGAAGCATTGACATTATAAATGTTGTGAAATTCCTTATTGATTCAAATAAGAGCATGGCAGATTATACAATAAAGGAGCTTTGTGCCAGATTCACAGACAATCCCAAATCCATGGAACAAAGAATCAGAAGAACAGCCATATTGGGCATGGTAAACATAGCCAACATTGGCATTGAGGACTACATGAACGACGTATTCACGGAATATTCCAATGGGCTCTACAATTTTGAGCAGGTCAAAAAAGAGATGGACTTTATACGAGGCAAAGCTCCAAAGGGAGGGAAAATAAGCCTTAAAAAATTTATCGACGGTATGATATTTTATTCAACAAGATAG
- a CDS encoding ATP-binding protein: MFENIKRMVTVAAIVALASQIYINLFVSDFKISFGIIMFPVLLYLFESINPSQTGLLAAIFVYMLRIGIFALNNGDYMSAVDSYFPETFFYVAYGMLYHLMNDANSVLRMKRLFINLVICDFFSNLIELYIRINWELLEPKFEIAGWLMLVAVGRALAVCAIIVALKYYRLLVLKQNHEERYRKLLWIISQLKTEMYWMEKNMDNIENVMSNAYSLFGKISSEKDRDSWAEISVNIAKDVHEIKKEYGLIFRGVEEIIENKLNDPGMNLKDIIKILKDSMLTEARMKGHKLTLEFHHESNFYTEKHYQLMSILRNLIVNAMEAIDSAGNGKIVFNQRESETEQVFSVTDNGCGISAEDIAHIYSAGFSTKIDYDTGQINRGLGLCLVKEIVEKQLMGRIDVDSKEGQGTVFKVSIPKNILEVGSN, translated from the coding sequence GTGTTTGAAAATATTAAGCGGATGGTAACGGTTGCTGCCATTGTAGCCCTGGCATCGCAAATTTATATCAATCTTTTTGTATCAGATTTTAAAATTTCATTCGGAATAATAATGTTCCCGGTTCTTCTATATCTGTTTGAGAGCATAAATCCTTCACAAACCGGATTACTTGCGGCGATATTCGTTTATATGCTGAGGATAGGTATTTTTGCACTAAACAACGGGGATTACATGTCTGCGGTGGATTCCTATTTTCCAGAAACATTTTTTTATGTAGCATACGGCATGCTCTATCATCTGATGAACGATGCCAACTCCGTCTTGCGGATGAAGAGGCTGTTTATTAATCTCGTTATATGCGATTTTTTTTCAAACTTGATAGAGCTGTATATCAGAATAAATTGGGAGCTTTTAGAACCCAAGTTTGAGATTGCAGGCTGGCTGATGCTTGTGGCAGTTGGAAGGGCGCTTGCCGTATGTGCGATAATTGTGGCGCTTAAATACTACAGGCTGCTGGTGCTTAAGCAGAATCACGAGGAGCGCTATAGAAAGCTGCTCTGGATAATATCCCAGCTCAAGACCGAAATGTACTGGATGGAAAAAAATATGGACAACATTGAAAATGTCATGTCAAATGCATACTCGCTCTTTGGTAAGATATCAAGCGAAAAGGATAGGGACAGCTGGGCGGAAATTTCGGTAAACATAGCCAAGGATGTTCATGAGATTAAAAAGGAATACGGTCTCATATTCAGGGGGGTAGAGGAGATAATAGAAAACAAGCTCAATGACCCCGGCATGAATCTAAAGGATATAATAAAGATACTTAAAGACAGCATGCTTACAGAGGCGAGAATGAAAGGCCACAAACTGACGTTGGAGTTCCACCATGAAAGCAATTTCTATACAGAAAAGCACTATCAGCTCATGTCCATACTGAGAAATCTCATAGTGAATGCCATGGAGGCAATAGACAGCGCAGGCAATGGCAAGATAGTATTCAACCAGAGGGAAAGTGAAACGGAGCAGGTTTTTAGCGTGACAGACAATGGCTGCGGAATAAGCGCTGAGGATATTGCTCATATATATTCGGCTGGTTTTTCGACCAAGATTGACTACGATACAGGGCAGATAAACAGGGGGCTTGGGCTTTGCCTTGTCAAAGAGATTGTCGAAAAGCAGCTAATGGGCAGAATAGATGTGGATTCAAAGGAAGGACAAGGCACTGTATTTAAGGTTTCAATACCTAAAAACATTTTGGAGGTGGGTTCAAATTGA
- a CDS encoding PTS sugar transporter subunit IIC, with the protein MEIVKGMSLLLLTLALFSVFSFKAPKGQLAMGGMANAAVASFLVEAIHKYIFGDFIGISFLGEVGTAAGSLGGVAAGILVSMNLGVSPVYAMAIGASLLGIGILPGFIAGYLLSFVAPKLEKWLPEGIDLIAGVLVLAPLSRLIASGVAPVVDGTMASLGDMIIVAAEQSPLLMGFLLGGMMKMICTSPISSMALTAMLGLKGFPMGIAAIACFGGSFTNGIVFNRLKFGSKGNVIAVMLEPLTQADIIVKNPIPIFGSNFLGGGLAGMAGAYFGIVNNAPGTASPIPGLLAPFAFNDPILVVKALGLAMVGGIVGGLVGSTLYKLVFKKKSLETTALVELPENEQIAI; encoded by the coding sequence ATGGAAATTGTAAAAGGGATGAGCTTATTATTACTTACATTGGCGCTGTTTTCGGTATTCAGCTTCAAAGCGCCAAAAGGACAACTTGCAATGGGCGGCATGGCAAACGCGGCAGTCGCCAGCTTTCTTGTAGAGGCTATACACAAGTATATTTTCGGAGACTTCATAGGAATAAGCTTCCTTGGAGAAGTGGGAACGGCGGCAGGCAGTCTTGGCGGCGTTGCGGCGGGAATACTGGTTTCTATGAACCTGGGTGTAAGCCCGGTATATGCTATGGCAATAGGTGCTTCTCTGCTTGGAATAGGAATACTGCCGGGCTTTATAGCTGGATATTTGCTTAGCTTTGTGGCGCCTAAGCTTGAAAAATGGCTTCCTGAGGGAATTGACCTTATAGCCGGCGTTCTTGTATTGGCTCCACTTTCAAGACTCATAGCTTCAGGCGTAGCTCCTGTTGTGGACGGAACAATGGCAAGTCTTGGAGATATGATAATTGTTGCGGCGGAACAGTCACCTTTGCTTATGGGATTCCTGCTTGGCGGAATGATGAAGATGATATGTACATCGCCTATAAGCTCTATGGCTCTTACTGCAATGCTAGGACTCAAAGGATTTCCAATGGGCATAGCGGCAATAGCTTGTTTTGGAGGATCTTTCACAAACGGGATTGTATTCAACAGACTTAAATTTGGAAGCAAGGGAAATGTCATAGCAGTTATGCTTGAGCCTCTTACACAGGCAGATATAATAGTTAAAAACCCAATACCTATATTCGGCTCGAACTTCTTGGGCGGAGGTTTGGCTGGTATGGCAGGAGCGTATTTTGGAATAGTCAACAATGCTCCGGGAACAGCATCACCTATACCGGGTCTTCTGGCGCCCTTTGCATTCAATGATCCGATACTCGTAGTCAAGGCTCTGGGCCTGGCAATGGTAGGTGGTATAGTGGGCGGACTTGTAGGAAGCACTCTGTACAAACTTGTTTTCAAGAAAAAAAGCCTGGAAACTACTGCTCTAGTCGAGCTTCCGGAAAACGAGCAAATTGCCATATAA
- a CDS encoding flavin reductase family protein, with protein MRKSFGAKTMAYPAPVFIIGSYDENGKANAMNAAWGGICSSNPPCISVSIRAQRKTYDNIVEKKAFTVNLPSSEHIAEADYFGMVSGRDVDKFEKTGLTPVKGEFVDAPYIDEFPVAIECRLHQIVEIGVHIQLIGEIVDVKIRQDCLDENGQPDIVKIDPVLFTPEIRHYLKFGVKAADAFSAGKKFME; from the coding sequence ATGAGGAAGAGCTTTGGAGCAAAGACAATGGCATATCCGGCACCTGTTTTCATAATAGGCAGCTATGATGAAAATGGGAAAGCAAACGCTATGAATGCGGCATGGGGAGGCATATGCAGTTCGAATCCGCCATGCATAAGTGTTTCTATAAGGGCGCAGAGAAAGACATATGACAACATAGTGGAGAAAAAGGCTTTTACTGTAAACCTGCCTTCATCTGAGCATATTGCGGAGGCAGACTACTTTGGAATGGTGTCAGGAAGAGACGTTGACAAATTCGAAAAAACAGGACTCACGCCTGTAAAAGGTGAGTTTGTAGATGCGCCTTACATAGACGAGTTCCCCGTAGCCATAGAATGCAGGCTTCACCAGATTGTCGAAATAGGCGTACACATTCAGCTCATTGGTGAAATCGTTGATGTGAAGATAAGGCAGGATTGCCTTGATGAAAACGGACAGCCGGACATAGTCAAGATAGATCCTGTTCTTTTTACTCCTGAGATAAGGCACTACCTGAAATTTGGAGTTAAGGCTGCAGATGCTTTTTCTGCAGGCAAAAAATTCATGGAATAA
- a CDS encoding DUF4230 domain-containing protein, with the protein MNKSSRKLVIAATIIALLIGVYAITDFVTQKDDMKSDIVRERITSISELAVLKYEYKDIALLEDSKKIGDIELPFTQKSLLIVFGGYMKAGVDLESADIDVEGKSITVYIDGASITDNVIDEKDIRIYDEKSALFNRIESNDILELLSNEKARVEKEALDRGFLEEADKRAKEVLESYLRAMDFEDVKIEIR; encoded by the coding sequence ATGAATAAGAGCAGTCGCAAACTGGTTATAGCCGCAACTATAATCGCACTATTGATTGGCGTTTATGCAATCACAGACTTCGTCACACAAAAGGACGATATGAAATCAGACATTGTAAGAGAACGGATTACAAGTATTTCGGAGCTTGCAGTTCTCAAATATGAATACAAGGACATAGCGCTGTTGGAGGACTCTAAAAAGATAGGGGATATCGAGCTTCCTTTCACGCAAAAGTCTCTGCTTATAGTATTTGGCGGCTACATGAAGGCGGGCGTAGATTTGGAGAGCGCCGATATTGATGTTGAAGGAAAAAGCATAACTGTATATATTGACGGTGCAAGCATAACGGACAACGTTATAGATGAAAAAGACATAAGAATATACGATGAAAAGTCTGCGCTGTTTAACAGAATAGAGTCAAATGACATTCTGGAGCTGCTCTCAAATGAAAAAGCCCGTGTTGAAAAGGAGGCTCTAGACAGAGGATTTCTGGAAGAGGCCGACAAGCGGGCAAAAGAGGTGCTTGAAAGTTATCTTCGCGCTATGGACTTTGAAGATGTAAAGATTGAAATCCGCTAA
- a CDS encoding transporter substrate-binding domain-containing protein, producing the protein MKKLVSISLCVILLIATFAFTGCSQKNTTPNQGDEKELVVGMELAYPPFEMTDQKGNPTGISVDLAYALGEYLGRDVRIENMAYNGLIPSLMTGKIDIILSSMTVTDERKESIDFSDPYAKAYLSLLINKKSPVQKFEDLNVEGRKIAVKKGTTGHIYAEKNLPNCEIMVFDKESACVLEVVQGKADAFMYDQMTIYKNWKQNPDATRALLAPFQEELEYWGIGLRKDDTQLKEQINAFLKEYKENGGFDELSVKYLAEQKKTFDELGIPFFFDIEK; encoded by the coding sequence ATGAAGAAACTGGTTTCGATTAGCCTGTGTGTGATTCTTTTGATTGCGACTTTTGCTTTCACAGGCTGTTCCCAGAAAAACACCACGCCAAATCAAGGTGACGAAAAAGAACTTGTTGTCGGAATGGAGCTGGCATACCCTCCGTTTGAAATGACGGATCAAAAAGGAAATCCCACAGGAATAAGTGTGGATTTGGCTTATGCGCTCGGAGAATATCTAGGCAGGGATGTAAGGATTGAAAACATGGCCTATAACGGCCTTATTCCTTCTCTTATGACAGGCAAAATAGACATCATACTCTCTTCAATGACTGTAACTGATGAGAGGAAAGAGTCTATAGATTTTTCAGACCCTTATGCAAAAGCTTATCTGTCTTTGCTTATAAACAAAAAATCGCCAGTTCAAAAGTTCGAAGATCTTAACGTTGAAGGCAGAAAGATTGCAGTAAAGAAAGGGACCACCGGCCACATATACGCCGAAAAAAATCTGCCCAACTGTGAAATAATGGTTTTCGACAAGGAAAGCGCATGTGTGCTTGAGGTTGTACAGGGCAAGGCTGATGCTTTCATGTACGACCAGATGACAATATACAAGAACTGGAAGCAGAATCCCGATGCTACGCGGGCTTTGCTTGCACCGTTCCAGGAGGAGCTTGAATACTGGGGCATAGGTCTTAGAAAAGACGACACGCAGCTCAAAGAGCAGATAAATGCTTTCCTGAAGGAGTACAAGGAAAACGGAGGATTTGACGAGCTTTCAGTGAAATATCTTGCAGAACAGAAAAAAACATTCGATGAGCTTGGAATACCATTCTTCTTCGATATAGAAAAATAG
- a CDS encoding amino acid ABC transporter permease: MDKHNKKSISKFLNVFWTEGNPDSNLHSIKRLVNTALIALMLATVLLYSFSKLNYNMRPETIYEYRYKFYTGFGMTVVISLFSLVLSLCIGTFFAVARKSRFLPLHYLSKFYVEIIRGTPLLVQIYVFFYIIATAFSLENRYVLGIVILSIFSGAYVTEIIRAGVESIEKSQIETARSLGFTSFQRYRFIIIPQVIRRIMPPLAGQFASLVKDSSLLSVIAVSEFTKNVQEVDSINFASIENYIALAIGYILLTFPISIISKKLERKFYYES, from the coding sequence ATGGATAAGCATAACAAAAAATCGATTTCAAAATTCTTGAATGTTTTCTGGACGGAAGGCAACCCCGATTCGAATTTGCACAGCATCAAAAGACTTGTAAATACTGCTCTTATCGCTTTGATGCTTGCAACAGTTCTATTATATTCGTTCAGCAAACTGAATTACAATATGCGCCCTGAAACCATATACGAATACAGATATAAATTTTATACCGGTTTTGGCATGACCGTAGTAATAAGCCTTTTTTCGCTCGTACTCAGCCTTTGCATTGGAACATTCTTTGCGGTTGCCAGAAAATCCAGATTCCTGCCCCTTCATTATCTGAGCAAGTTCTATGTTGAGATAATAAGGGGTACACCGCTTCTTGTCCAGATATACGTATTTTTCTATATTATAGCTACAGCATTCAGCTTGGAGAACAGATATGTGCTTGGAATAGTTATACTGTCCATTTTTTCCGGAGCATACGTCACGGAGATTATAAGAGCGGGTGTTGAAAGCATTGAAAAATCACAGATAGAGACGGCGCGTTCACTTGGCTTCACATCTTTCCAACGATACAGGTTCATAATAATACCACAGGTTATAAGAAGAATTATGCCTCCCCTTGCCGGACAGTTTGCTTCACTTGTGAAGGATTCATCACTGCTTTCCGTGATTGCAGTAAGCGAATTCACAAAAAATGTACAGGAGGTTGACTCGATCAACTTTGCGTCAATTGAAAATTACATTGCTCTTGCGATAGGGTATATTTTACTGACATTCCCTATATCCATCATTTCCAAAAAACTCGAAAGGAAATTCTACTATGAATCTTAA
- a CDS encoding amino acid ABC transporter ATP-binding protein yields the protein MNLKISGLNMDFGPNRILKDINLEIDNAHSIVIVGPSGGGKSTLLRILAGLQLPSSGSIEINGRNMIFEEKNLQEYRKTVGMVFQSYNLFPHLTAIENITLPLVEIHKLTPQEALERAEGLLERFQLLEHAYKKPMQLSGGQQQRVAIARAIAIKSQFLLLDEPTSALDPELTAEVLEMIDELKNDFRDLVLVTHEMGFAKRACDYTLFMADGRIVEHGPSKTLFEKPESLQLKNFLAKILEWH from the coding sequence ATGAATCTTAAAATATCCGGACTCAACATGGACTTTGGACCAAACAGAATATTAAAGGACATCAACCTGGAAATCGATAATGCGCATTCAATTGTAATAGTCGGCCCCTCCGGGGGAGGTAAATCCACGCTGCTCAGGATACTAGCCGGGCTTCAGCTGCCAAGCAGCGGAAGCATAGAGATAAATGGCAGAAATATGATTTTTGAAGAAAAAAATCTACAGGAATATAGAAAAACAGTGGGCATGGTCTTTCAGTCCTATAACCTTTTTCCCCATCTTACCGCGATTGAAAATATCACCCTTCCTTTAGTTGAAATACACAAGCTAACACCCCAGGAGGCTCTTGAGCGGGCGGAGGGGCTTTTGGAAAGGTTCCAGCTGCTCGAACACGCCTATAAAAAACCAATGCAGCTTTCAGGCGGCCAGCAGCAAAGAGTTGCCATAGCGCGGGCTATAGCGATAAAATCGCAGTTCCTCCTGCTGGACGAACCCACCTCAGCCCTTGATCCAGAGCTTACAGCCGAAGTACTGGAGATGATAGACGAGCTTAAGAATGATTTCAGGGATCTTGTACTTGTAACTCATGAGATGGGCTTTGCAAAGAGGGCATGTGACTATACTCTTTTTATGGCAGACGGCAGGATTGTAGAACACGGACCGAGTAAAACTCTGTTTGAAAAGCCGGAATCTCTTCAACTGAAAAATTTTCTTGCGAAAATACTTGAATGGCATTAA